A single genomic interval of Lathyrus oleraceus cultivar Zhongwan6 chromosome 7, CAAS_Psat_ZW6_1.0, whole genome shotgun sequence harbors:
- the LOC127106931 gene encoding uncharacterized protein LOC127106931: MEEKQRKFVCKYCFKRYPCGKSLGGHIRTHMSEQRTHNAAAIAVAAVAADARVFKLDGVRNKRDSETVGGADGNNSYGLRENPRKTMRFVHSHHHQHRRHDDHAAAAATTVAVEHEMIRFCKECGKGFPSSKALCGHMASHSEKEKKINRFDQVMEDSQSDDDDDDDTDDDGCAVAATMNLRKSKRRIRFKSLTLSNQNLNQIQNQPSSCSVNGSSSMSEMEHEQQEVAMCLMLLSRDFFSHKDRFVSESSDNNSSVVLETKPYISDKKIVIRNGNKFVSSNDHHEAAEKKLKLKSVGIGVSNKSDSKDFRYASKIKIVDSKVSNFEFKRPKDEEDKSGFVDCKSKYNVTTTTVVKKSGMNKDLDHDSRKNSNYEGFSFNNNNNKNEEIHEDVRNGLKYEFYGSEKDNDSSYVSTTDEESDEENSSESDSFTAAKSHNSKKKPSNKAKKKLKSKKSKEYECPICYKIFRSGQALGGHKRSHFVGGSEENTTFVIKQNAGPCLIDLNLPAPVDE; this comes from the coding sequence ATGGAGGAGAAGCAGAGGAAGTTTGTTTGTAAGTATTGTTTCAAGAGATATCCTTGTGGAAAGTCTCTTGGTGGTCACATCAGAACACATATGAGTGAACAAAGAACTCATAATGCTGCTGCTattgctgttgctgctgttgctgcCGATGCTCGTGTTTTCAAGCTAGATGGTGTTAGAAACAAGAGAGATTCTGAAACTGTTGGTGGTGCTGATGGAAACAACAGTTACGGTCTTAGAGAGAATCCGAGGAAAACAATGAGGTTTGTGCATtctcatcatcatcaacatcGTCGTCATGATGATCATGCTGCTGCTGCTGCAACAACCGTGGCCGTGGAGCATGAAATGATCAGATTCTGTAAAGAATGTGGGAAGGGATTTCCTTCGTCGAAAGCTCTTTGTGGTCACATGGCTTCTCATTctgagaaagagaaaaagatTAACAGATTTGATCAAGTTATGGAGGATAGTCaatctgatgatgatgatgatgatgatactGATGATGATGGTTGTGCTGTTGCTGCAACAATGAATCTGAGGAAATCGAAGAGAAGAATTAGGTTTAAGTCTCTTACTCTTTCAAATCAGAATCTaaatcaaattcaaaatcaaCCTTCTTCTTGTTCTGTTAATGGTTCTTCATCTATGTCAGAGATGGAACACGAACAACAAGAGGTTGCTATGTGTTTGATGCTTTTGTCTAGAGATTTTTTTAGTCATAAGGATCGTTTTGTTTCTGAATCTTCTGATAATAATAGCTCTGTTGTTTTAGAGACAAAACCGTACATTTCTGATAAAAAGATTGTTATTAGAAATGGTAACAAATTTGTCTCTAGTAATGATCATCATGAAGCTGCCGAGAAGAAGCTGAAGCTGAAGTCTGTTGGGATTGGTGTTTCCAATAAATCGGATTCGAAGGATTTCAGATATGCCTCCAAGATCAAAATTGTAGATTCAAAAGTTTCAAACTTTGAATTCAAGAGGCCGAAAGATGAAGAAGATAAATCTGGATTTGTGGATTGCAAAAGCAAATACAATGTAACAACAACAACTGTGGTTAAGAAATCAGGGATGAATAAGGATTTGGATCATGATTCGAGAAAGAACTCGAACTATGAAGGATTTAgtttcaacaacaacaataacaagaaTGAAGAAATCCATGAAGATGTTAGAAACGGTTTGAAGTACGAGTTTTATGGCAGCGAAAAGGACAATGATTCTTCTTATGTTTCAACAACAGATGAAGAGAGTGATGAAGAAAACAGTTCAGAAAGTGATTCTTTTACTGCTGCAAAATCTCACAACAGTAAAAAGAAACCAAGTAACAAAGCTAAGAAGAAGTTGAAGTCAAAGAAAAGCAAGGAATATGAATGTCCAATTTGCTACAAAATTTTCAGGTCAGGACAAGCATTAGGAGGACATAAAAGATCACATTTTGTTGGAGGATCTGAAGAAAACACTACTTTTGTGATCAAACAAAATGCTGGTCCTTGTTTGATTGATCTCAATCTACCTGCTCCTGTTGATGAGTAA